cttataaatttttacaattttattttgttatcatAATGGCTTTTTCTTTTTCCGCATATATTTCAACTTAacttcgtgtttcggagtttaagagttgagagagggttgcaCCAcgaataacaactaaaaaaaaaaaaaaaaaattaaaaataataataaaaacacacaaaaaaaaaatgagcagcctcctcgactgtagtgggcccccctcgggccttggggaggtgaataatctaaaaaaaaaaaaaaaaaaaaaatttgtctttgaTTTTATCCCATATGTTAATTTTCATTGGAATTAAGAGATATGGAAGGATAGATATTTATTATAGgttaaaagtttaagaaaattattggaTTTTAGTCTTCTGCcaatttttgcaattatttataaacttatcaTTTACGAAAAAGATTGAATACTACATGAAAGTAATTGTTTCATTAAGCATTTTCAATCAGCGAGGAaaatgttattgattttttaaaagttatttctgACGCAGCTGCTTATTCATAGGcgatttaaaaattcttaatttttgcaaagtatttttcaaatcaaactaaaaatgaaaatttcataAATCCGGTCATGATCTGGGCATAAATTTGTTAACTGGTCATAATCTGGGgttaaaatgcaaattttatccCCAAATTTATTACACTTTAGTAACTACTAAGCACTTTTCTTAAGTATTGCAAAATAGACACGCGTCACAAAAACCATCACAAAAAATCTTACACTAGTAGAATAACACCCATCAGCAGTAAACCTAAccgtaatattattttttaaaggaaaaataaaatactaatgcatataaaaattttcttcttagatttcaattttttaggtTGCTGTTTTGAACAAAACATTCTCACTTGGTATAAACATAAACTTATTGaagcttaaagttttttccgtgaaaattacttcaaattatttcaagcactaaaaaaaaaactgctgcAATATCTGctaatgtttaaattaatatatttgtttaatgttaatatatatgatatatacttttaaaagtgtCTTTTGAAcacaataaacttttaaaaagagtttgaaGGTTTTATTTAACACTAatggttttaattaataattgataACAATAAATTAGTAAATGAAAAAGGCcgtggctttttttttttttttgagccgCACTCCCAGTCATGCTCTCCCTAAATTAGTCGATGGCGCATTGTTCGCTTACATGGTTTgctctaaatatttaaaaactaaaaatctaatttttaaccATATTATCTTCTGCTTACCGCAAAGGTGTACTTAAGATAGtaaaggccaagaccaagactAAGACAAGACATATGAGGTAAGACCAATACCAAGACCAAGACATCAAAAAGTCAACCCTAGACTACGACCAAGACTTTAggattttttacaaaaccaagatgaaagtttactttattaaaagttgtaCAAATTATCCTTAATCGTGTATTTATTCTATTGGGCCTTTAGTTGATGTactattttatacatattactttattataaaacgtaattaaacttgtttaatatgattatgtaattatatatcACAATATACGATGTATACTGTTGTAGTCTACAAAAGATATCTTTAGCAATAACACAAAACTAACttgtattgttaaaaacaaaatgtaccAATTAAAAATAGGTCATGGCCATCACACTTTGAAACTAAgattagaatatatatatatatatatatatatatatatatatatatatatatatatatatatatatatatatatatatatatatatatatatatatatatatatatatatatatatatatatatatatatatatatatatatatatatatatatatatatatatatatatatatatatatatatatatatatatatatatatacagtagcgtcCAAAAGTAATTGGACAAACACCtttttggttatattttctcattaagtaaacatttttaaatgaaatttcgCGTAAGCGTGTCAAATTATCCTAcagttatgaaaaacaaaacaaaaattaccttTTGGGAGTAATTACTCAAAATTTTGCTAAAAGAATGGAAATGATTGGCTCAAAAGTAATTGGACAAACTAAATTCTAACAATGTTGATAtaacttaaactattttaacttctttttctGAAGccagatttttataaaaacattcaatgatcaattttatgatcaatgatcaaaataatttgcaatgggacataataaatatttaagcgAGGCAGTGAAAAAGTTGATTGTACAAGCATTTAATAACGGTATAACAGTGCGACAAATTTCAATAGATATGAACATTCCACGATCAACAGTTGGTtatacattaaaagtttttcaacaacGGAGTCACTTCTAAGTTTCAACAAAGTCAGGACGCCCGAAATCAACAACTTTTCGCCAAGATAATGTTGCAGTAAGATCATCAAAGACAAATCCGCGCAAGAGTGCTAAAGAAATTCATAGAGAATTTACACAGTCACATCAAATTTCTTGCTCTTATGCAACAGTAAAGCGTCGCTTAagataaaacaacctttttggCCGTCGTCTGGTTAAGAAACCTTTTGTTTCTACAAAAAATTGTAGAGCACGGTTAAAATTCGCTAAAGAACAACTAAACTGGACAGCAAATCAATGGTCGAAAATACTATGGAGTGATGAGTCAAAGTTTAATATGTTTGGTTCTGATGGTAATAAATATGTTCGACGTCCAATAGGTCTTCAAAATAATGTTAGGTCCAATCTATCGAGTTCAAGGCATTATGGACCGAAACATGTATAAAGGAATAATCAAAGATATAATGCTGCCACATGCAAGACAAAATATTGCGTGGTTGGACTTTCCAACACGACAACGGTCCGAAACACACCTCCAAGATAGTCACAGAATTTTTATCTCAAAAGAAAGTTCGTATCTTGGAATGGCCGTCACAATCTCCGGACCTGAACCCAATCGAACATCTTTGGGAACATATTAAGAGAAAAATTAGTGTTCGGAAACCATCTAATCAGCACGATTTGTTTGAGTTGATTAAGCGCACTTGGGAGGAAATACCAAttgatgttttaattaatttggtTGATTCAATACCACGTAGATGTAATGCTGTCGTTGCGGCAAAAGGTTTTCCAACGACGTACTAGGATTATGCACAGATTATATACATTATGTAACAGAATATAACACTATGTAACATTATGTGCATTATTTAACAGAAATCTTCAGAAAAAATGCTGAAAGTTTATCCTTTGttgagaaagttttatttttaaacgacATATTTAGCTTGTCCAATTACTTTTGAGCCAATCATTTTCATTCTTTTAGCAAAATTTTGAGTAATTACTCCCAAATTAGGatttgtgttttcttttttataattgtggTATAATTTGACATGCTTAtgcaaaatttcttttaaaaatgttaactcGATGagaaaatataaccaaaaaGGTGTTTGTCCAATTACTTTTGgacgctactgtatatatatatatatatatatatatatatatatatatatatatatatatatatacagtcatgGACAAAAGTTTGCGACCactgcaatttttttacaaaaaacactcaaaatttagaaaaacaagtaGTAAATTATAAATCAGTACATATATTTCGAATGTTTATTCACACTATACAGGTTAAACAGCATGTCTAttcatattttagtatttacaaTGAAATCCTttatttttgagaatattttcaATACGGCCTGGCATCGATTCACACAGTTTCTTGCAATAGTCCGGCGTAATCTCCTGCACCCATACGCGTTTAATCCAGTTGATGAGGTCATATTCAGAACTTGGGCTATGTGCAGCAATCTTCTGCTTCATTACAGTCCAAACATTCTCAATAATATTGAGATCTGGACTGTTGCCTAGCCAAGGTTCCAGTAGCGGGATTTTTTCGGAACGCAGCCAGTCCTTAACAGCCTTGGTACCATGACAAGGTGCGCCATCATGCTGGAAATGAGTGATGCCATGTATTGGTACAAATGGTGGCAGCTTATCCATCAGTATACTCAAGTAAACAGCACCATTGATCGTTGTATTTTTAGGCATAATCCAAATGCCGGCACGACCGCTACCAGAGACTGCTCCCCAAACCATAACTTTTGGAGCCTGTTTGAATGTTGGTATAACGTACTTTGGATTATGCCTCTGATTTGGTGGGCGTCTGACATGTCTACAAAATGAGTAGAATTGCGTGAATGTTGTCTCATCGGAAAACATCACTTGTTTCCACTGGGCTGGTGTCCACTGCCTGTACTTCTGATAAAACGCTATGCGATCGCGAATATTCTTTGGTGAAAGCTTCGGCTTCCGTGCTGGTCGGTAAGATTTCAAGCCTGCATCAAATAGTCGTCTGCGTATTGTCCGAATGTTTGGTTTCTTGGATGGTGATCAAGGCAGTTTGCCTCTAATGGCACTTGAGGATGCTCTTGGTGATTTTTTTGCTGCCTTTATTATAGCATTATCCATACGGTTGCTTGTAACCTTCGGGCGCTCAGCGCGTGAAAGGGATTTAAAACTTTTCAGCTCTTGATTTCTCTTTACAGTAGCTACAACAGTGGAATGTGAAATACTGAGCTTTTTGGCTATCTGTCTTATAGAAATATTCTCTATGTACAAAATAACGACCTGAGCTCGCTTTTCCGATGTCAGTTCTTTACCGCGTACCATTTTAACTAGTACTGCTTCAAATAAGGTCTCCGTAATATAAAATGTTCCAAGATATTTTAGTTATATCtgaaaataaacatgtaaacaTCAATTTTAGACTCTAATTGACAACTAGCACAAATTGGTACAAAATTGTAGCACTAAAGTAGCCCAAAAGCAATTCAGAGtagaatacattaaaaaatatgcgAAAATCGCTGTGGTCGCAAACTTTTGTCCATGACTGTATTTAGCAGACATGCAACTTCAGTAGCCACATactatagttataaaaaaaaaatcaaagtgtACACATtctatttaagtattttatgtaCTTAAATAGAATGTCAGAATAAAAATTCAACAGAAACTGTGTACCACTTGATTTCACAACTTATATTCTCACAAAAGActggtaaagaaaaaaaataactatttttctaGTACAAATCTTCTTGGGAGTGGAATGTTGCCGTGatcaacaatttattattagttactAATCTATTGTGTTGATTTTTTTAGTGAAAGATCAAGAAAGTACATGACAATAAAGATCCAAGACCAAACCGAGACCAAGGCAGTTGAATATGAGTTCAAAACTCTAGCCTCTAAACCTTCATCTCTTGCTTACCGTATATCATTTTGTGTTTATGTGTCAACATAAATATACGTTGTTTGTActtattgttaattgtaaatatatgttgttttgtatttatttgagatatttttaaaactggtaTTAACGATCATTTCcgaatatactttaaataaatgtttgtaaagCAACAACTAACCTAACCTAAAGAAACAAACAACGATCTTCCTAAGATTATGGTAACCTGGTAACGAGCATCCTAAtcttataactttaaaaaatgaaatattaactaatttatCGGACTTTTGAGTATTTTTACTTCGATTACTAAACGTTTTTTCTTAAGTCTTACTGTTTTTTAAACCTAACAAATATGTCACCTTGTCTAGCATGGGTAAGTTGAGCagctttgaaaataaataaaactgaaatatcAAACACAAAGAAACAATTTTGATGAGAAgagtttttcataattttaaaattagtgttacatatttttaaaattaataacataaattgaCCTTCAAGATtgtataaaataacatttttatattttatgactaTTTAagtcataaaatatattttatgactttttcactatttaatcttttttttctattacgtCGTTAAAgtgtgtaaaataaaaagtttatatataatagacAAGCTTACTGTCAACGATAGTTTTGTTGATGATTTatccatatttttatatttgtgtgtgCATTTATTTGccaataagaaaataatttacaatcttatatttataaaaataaatatttacatgactgtGGACAGAAGACGACGAACATATCCATATTTATTTATTCGTTGATTGCTCAAATTATGTAAATCCGACGTACCGTTCATAAGATTTGTTAGATCTAGTAAAAATTACTTAACTAGACATCGTTTCTATGACAACGTTTCTATGACACGATGTTCAAAGAAGTATGAGAGTTATTGTTTGAGAAAGAAAGGTCACGTGATTTTTCATTGTTCagcagccgtagcgcagtggttagaagCTAGAAATAGCTAGAAATCTAGAAGCTAGAAATCTGTGGTTCAAtgccacctctgggcaagttttataacatagGTAAGAAGTAAGGTGCGaacttcctttcaaatgctttccgcggtgctctgtgacacaaccgtaaggacttcttggagcacctaaaaaaaaactaaaaaaaaaaaaactaaccacGCTCTACCTTATCGTAAGTTATAATTTTCTAGCTTCTAAGGTAATAAATTAGacctttaaaaaagaaaactgtacaaaaatcatttgtaatataattttcacCTTTCGAAGGTTGAAAATTATACTTTACTGAAAGTTTATCATCATCTTTTTTAAGTATATcaactaataaaataagtaatctTTCTAATGAACTAGAAACAAAGAATGTGTGATAATacaattatagtattttttattttcttaaactatTGATGTTTGCAATGAAACGTGTCCATATAAAAGaacaataactaaattaaaaatattacacagTTCTTTGATggataaaaatgaacaaaaactttataataagtttAGTTCAAATCTTTGCACGATACTGCACGATACTGCACGATAGTGACTTTATTTTCTATAGAgttgaaaccttttttatataaaaaaagaataaattatcaagatgTTTCAAGAatacagttatttaaaaaaaggtaaagttTGCAGACTTTTAATCCATAttacaaaactattaaataaggGATTTTTCCAAGAGCAGTAAAATTGGCAAATTTATGCCCCATTTAACAAAAGAAAGATCAACCAGATATCTCTAACAATAAAACTGTAGTATTACTttcgtattttttaaaattttttatataatctataactattttacaaaaatatttttttttacactcaacattttggttttcaaaataaattattcgaCTGAACacgcaattatttaaaatagtcgACCAAACTACTAAAGATTTTGAAAGTAATAGCCTATGACCTATTACATTGCTTCATTTACTGTTCAAATATTACATGGGCTAGTACTCaaccaaaaaaacttaagaaaatagttttctctaaaaaaacaTGAATCTTATATATATGGCTTAAGTCATCCGCATCTTCTCTGAGCCCCTGTTACGAGGAGATGCGGATGTTAACACACTTAATTTAGACATCTAAAAggtgttaaaatgttaaaacctTTTAGATGTCTTAATTCTGATAATTATAAGACATCTAAATAGCCATCTTTGAGAAAACGAATATGAGCTCATATTCGTCGTCTAAAAGCGAATATGAGCGAATATTCGTCGTCTTAAAGCAAATATGAGCTCATGTTCGTCCTCGAAAAGATGACTACTAATAAATGTCTTATAGTTAtctaaatattatctaaaacatgttaatgttttaaattctaaaaagaCGTGTTTGTGCTGGCTagtcaaaaatttaaatggtttttaaactgattcaattacaaaaaaattgtaattttatttttttttatcagaaaatttACTACTACATGATGTCTATGacagtaaaattttattttaaaactaaatattttttaaaataaatctattttcattaatatattcGCAGAACAATAACTCTTTTTATccctaaaaatatttcaggAAAAGTTTATAATGCTTGctagcattttttgatgttcgcAAGCATTTGTTTGctagcattaaaaaaagaaaatattcaattttaatttaataattattgtataaaacTATGAtacgtttattattttaaatatcacttcatttttaaaattctaattttttaacatttcgttttttttttttaaactaacctAACATTTGTTGAATAACCAGCCTTACTTGGAGAATTCTCATTAAAGACTTTTCTCCaactttaatctttttcttCTCAATAGTTTCCTTATTTTTTTGGTTGCggaatttttgtttataaaaaaggaaacaattttattgacaATACTGTATTTAAGGTTCGTGTTTCCgtgttatagagttgagagaggattaATAACCACAactaagtagcctcctcgtctgtagtggccttcttggccttggggaggtgaattaataataaaaaaaatctgtctagTAGAAACACCTTAACACCCTATGTTCTAACAAACTATTGAAATATAACACCCGGTGCTCtaacaaactattaaaatctCCTGTAATAATCTTTAATataagattttagaaaaaaatttaaatttgttattttatgcCTTTATCAGTAATAATTATCTGCACCACCGGTGGTGACGACAATATTTATCAGTGACCACCAACCCCTCCCAGTAAGGAAATGATGTtgttcaaaattcttttttagagatttgcaaatgtcaatttttacaataatttgttttaaagtatatctttcatattaaataaaaaatttttttcaaatatatgttttatatcaaataaaaaaaagtcctagttataaaaagcaaaaacaaatattactaAGCAAGCATGgctttttctattatattttgatCTTTAATTACACCATCCTCCACAACCAGCTTATCAATTTTCACAACCTCCACTGGTAATGAATCTTCGCACATTTCATCGTAAATACCATAAGCGGGAACTAAACCCTCTCCATGAGGTGTATCAAGACTCCttttgtttaacaatatttCTCGTTTACGTCGGCATGGAGTGTTCGCacgtttttctaaaaattcattgttatttttaatatcatctTGTTTTGATAAAACACCTGGCTGTCTTACTAAATCCCAGTCCTCGTTTTGGCTTCCTATTAAGTTTGAAAAGTCTGTGTTTACAATAGGGTTTCCATCAGTATCTCTTTTAACAGTTTCTGATAACCTATCATTAAAAAGTTCACTGTTTTCactgctttttatatttaatgcaTTAAGCATGGTTTGAAGCTGTAACTTTTTAACACTTTCTCTATTCATTAAGTCtctttttgttttcataaatgaaataattggaACCCGACGGCAGGTCACATGACGAATATATaacattgtaaacaaaataacttgaacgaagtaaatacctaaaaattaaaaccaaagtaaatatcaaaaactaattaaacaaagataacaaataataataataataataataataataataataataataataatgataaacaCAGGACTTAATGGTATTTTTAACagatattgaataaaattttaagacaaaataaataaccCAGCCGGTACAACTCAGAAAAAagttacgcttggtttctgttgcgtgtttaaaaccttctaaacCAAAAAGAATAACATATGCCAAAAATGGTTTCCATTCCGTGAAATCATCCAttattatttaccataaatactaGTTAAAATGATTTCACCGTTACGGAAAAGTAGTGTTATACCATACTAAATTTTCGTAAAGAAACCAGTAAAAAAATCCCGATTAAAACTGCCCGGGAAAAAAACGTGCTTTGGTTAACGCCTGGATTGTGAAAAACACATATCTCCATAGATTTTAATTCCATTAATGAGATATATTATTAGatacttttaatttaacaatttcaaCATGAAGTATAATAACTATCAAAatctaatcaaaattttttttgaaagctaaCAGTGACCTAAAATTTTCGCTAAATGGCCAGCAAAACTCGTTTATATAtctaaagctttttattttcactaagcacaaatctatatattaaagcttgatttgaaataaaaatacttgccTTGAAAATTCATGTTAGATGCTCGTTTTCTTTTTCATGCTtcttcagaaaaaaagttaaaaatgtttataaaaagtttgaactgcttttattgtttatattattaaagttattttttgtgcagaaaaaaataactcttaCTAATTGCAGTAAAACATTCGTCTTTGCAAAAATCAAGAGACTTGCAAAGTTTCTAAAATCattgatataaaattaaaaaataaaatacttgaatGTAGCTTTTTAATAGCCGCACTATTGCATCAATTCAGAACAGAAACCATTTTTACTTAGTGGAAAGTTTTACGCAGCTTTGCACATATCATTAATATTTGCTGGCCGGTGGAACAATGTGGAACCGATGGAACAGACTCGCATGAGTGAGCAAAAGCGTTTAGTTATAACAGTTGAGAGCAAAAGCAACGGTTCgtgtagatttttttaaatattctgaaTCTTTGCAACcaatataataattgaaaatttttttttttgtataaaactaaGATATGCGTTACAATACTCCATGAAAACCTAGATTTCATGACAAAATACTAAGTATAAATCAAAGCAGTTACTAAGTtacaatactaaaaataaattaatttattttctatcagagttaatttattttctgtttGAAAGAAGAATTGGTCCATTTAaacgtaaaattaaaattaagtaaaactaCAATGTTCAAATAAGAAGAACCACGGTAagaaatacataataaaaaggTCGTATTTAGTTGCCATACTTTCATATTAGATGCTAGAAAGACTTTTAGAAA
This portion of the Hydra vulgaris chromosome 13, alternate assembly HydraT2T_AEP genome encodes:
- the LOC105844140 gene encoding uncharacterized protein LOC105844140, which translates into the protein MNFQGIYFVQVILFTMLYIRHVTCRRVPIISFMKTKRDLMNRESVKKLQLQTMLNALNIKSSENSELFNDRLSETVKRDTDGNPIVNTDFSNLIGSQNEDWDLVRQPGVLSKQDDIKNNNEFLEKRANTPCRRKREILLNKRSLDTPHGEGLVPAYGIYDEMCEDSLPVEVVKIDKLVVEDGVIKDQNIIEKAMLA